From Candidatus Omnitrophota bacterium, the proteins below share one genomic window:
- a CDS encoding PilT/PilU family type 4a pilus ATPase: MPISSISDLLKIAVDSRATDLHLVAHNPPIFRVDGELNAADLPPLSPDDVKAMLEGMLTNAQRETFRETQELDFSYQSLEGYYFRVNAHLERGNVAATVRIMPTHIPSAEELGLPPVLAQLARRRKGLIVIIGSAGTGKTTTMTYMVDLINRERKCKIITIEDPIEYIHQSKQSVIIQREVGSHTRSFANGLKYALRQDPDVVVIGEMRDLESMAMALTTAETGHLVLTTLHAPDTIESINRIIDVFPSGQQNQIRLQLAENLLAVIGQSLIPRKEAQGRVLATEIMIPNLSIRNMIRRGALMEIRGQLEEGGKVGMHSIEQCLSDLISRGIISREMAKEFAKHPNLLRD, translated from the coding sequence ATGCCTATATCGTCGATCAGTGATCTTTTGAAAATCGCCGTGGACAGCCGGGCCACGGACCTGCATCTGGTGGCGCACAACCCGCCGATATTCCGCGTTGATGGGGAATTGAATGCCGCGGACCTGCCCCCGCTGTCTCCGGACGATGTCAAGGCCATGCTGGAAGGGATGCTGACGAATGCCCAGCGAGAGACCTTCCGGGAGACCCAGGAGTTGGATTTTTCCTACCAAAGCCTGGAAGGTTATTACTTTCGCGTGAACGCGCACCTGGAGCGGGGAAATGTTGCGGCCACGGTCAGGATCATGCCGACGCATATTCCCTCCGCGGAAGAACTCGGGCTTCCCCCGGTTTTGGCCCAACTGGCCCGGAGGCGCAAGGGGCTGATTGTCATTATCGGTTCCGCTGGGACCGGGAAGACCACGACCATGACTTATATGGTGGATCTGATCAACCGGGAACGAAAATGCAAGATTATCACCATTGAAGACCCCATTGAATACATCCATCAATCCAAGCAAAGCGTTATCATTCAGCGGGAAGTCGGGTCCCATACCCGGTCCTTTGCCAATGGCCTCAAATACGCCCTGCGCCAGGACCCGGATGTGGTGGTGATCGGCGAAATGCGGGATTTGGAGTCCATGGCCATGGCCTTGACAACGGCAGAAACGGGGCATCTGGTCCTGACGACCCTGCACGCGCCAGACACCATTGAGTCCATTAACCGCATTATTGATGTCTTTCCGTCCGGCCAGCAGAATCAGATCCGGCTCCAATTGGCGGAAAACCTGCTGGCCGTGATCGGCCAGTCTTTGATCCCCCGCAAAGAAGCTCAGGGAAGGGTCCTGGCGACAGAAATTATGATCCCTAATCTTTCGATCCGGAACATGATCCGCCGCGGGGCCCTGATGGAGATCCGAGGACAGCTGGAAGAGGGGGGGAAGGTCGGGATGCATTCCATCGAGCAGTGCCTTTCGGACTTGATCTCCCGCGGGATCATCAGCCGCGAAATGGCCAAAGAATTCGCCAAGCATCCTAATCTCCTGCGGGACTAA
- a CDS encoding response regulator translates to MATDGFLVKKISEMKRVLIFSPADKAPALQTLLESAGYFARAVTSSRDGSDILKSEPHDLIIVDAEMPFMEGVDFIRSVKSSPVTHEIPVLALVDRARPPAEDLSFRLTTVLVRPFEDYVLLAYAARLLKQLLEPSEEKRPTRVLVAGTDEDVMENMRRQLGSRGCSVVKVSFGADVIKQSVLFGPDLIVLEVQMDGMPSWESIRVLRQMPQFERTPILAYSFYRLSDLGSEDVRQKALSVDAAQKSCLEAGTTAYAGRFNEHTFLSTVEKFLPS, encoded by the coding sequence ATGGCGACAGACGGATTTTTAGTTAAGAAAATCAGTGAAATGAAGCGGGTTTTGATTTTCTCCCCGGCAGACAAAGCCCCGGCGTTGCAGACCCTGCTGGAATCGGCGGGCTATTTCGCCCGGGCTGTCACCTCCAGCCGTGACGGGAGCGATATCCTGAAATCAGAACCGCATGACCTGATCATCGTGGATGCCGAGATGCCGTTTATGGAAGGGGTGGATTTCATCCGCTCTGTGAAGTCAAGCCCGGTAACGCATGAAATTCCGGTCCTGGCGCTGGTGGACCGCGCGCGGCCCCCGGCTGAAGATCTTTCTTTTCGTCTTACGACGGTCCTGGTTCGTCCCTTTGAGGACTATGTCCTCCTGGCTTATGCCGCCCGCTTGCTCAAACAGCTTCTGGAACCGTCCGAGGAAAAACGCCCCACGCGGGTTTTGGTCGCCGGCACGGATGAGGATGTCATGGAAAACATGCGGCGTCAGCTTGGAAGCCGCGGCTGTTCGGTTGTCAAAGTCTCCTTTGGCGCAGACGTGATCAAGCAGAGCGTCCTCTTCGGTCCGGACCTCATTGTCCTGGAAGTGCAGATGGATGGAATGCCGTCCTGGGAAAGCATCCGTGTTCTGCGCCAGATGCCGCAGTTTGAGCGAACCCCGATTTTGGCGTACAGTTTTTACCGGCTTTCTGATCTGGGCAGTGAAGATGTCCGTCAAAAGGCGCTGAGCGTCGACGCCGCCCAGAAGAGTTGCCTGGAGGCAGGGACAACCGCGTATGCGGGGCGGTTTAACGAACACACATTCTTAAGTACGGTTGAAAAATTCTTGCCGTCGTAA
- a CDS encoding glycosyltransferase family 39 protein — protein sequence MRGPGWCASLKTTKGIAILVLGAMAIKLGLFWHILTTAPMSIYVHDSHGYLRDAEAIRSFLANPSVGLEHSHYRTPGYPFFLAVFHHGAGWTLHSIVFLQIVLTAVSARIVACASHAADGRPGLLSGLFLLYDLPTTIYSSLILTESLFVLGMAVFLYVFIRYLRSGQIRLLFCAGAVLAASCYIRPVAYYLGLALVPILLFAGPLPGVRRKIGGVCVFLAVCYGLLFVWQARNFSAFHDARFSSIGNATVRMHGIGAVDPSGHHNSDIGNSLRKTARNVLILLTEPGNMKYFESSGWKVFGKVFGYLFVAFWVTGLLPGIGVAFKDRYHAFVLYVILYFVAVTVAAAGTEVTPRFRVGMMPFIALLSARGWEIIITGWRSARRVSV from the coding sequence ATGAGGGGCCCAGGCTGGTGCGCTTCCCTGAAAACAACAAAGGGGATCGCGATCCTTGTCCTGGGGGCCATGGCCATAAAGCTCGGTCTGTTTTGGCATATTTTGACCACGGCCCCCATGTCCATTTATGTCCACGATTCACACGGGTATTTACGTGACGCCGAGGCGATCCGTTCTTTCTTAGCCAATCCCTCCGTGGGCCTGGAGCACAGCCATTACCGGACCCCGGGGTATCCGTTTTTTTTAGCTGTTTTTCATCACGGGGCAGGGTGGACTCTGCACAGCATTGTTTTCCTGCAGATCGTGCTGACGGCCGTATCCGCCAGGATTGTGGCCTGCGCCTCCCATGCGGCAGATGGGCGCCCGGGCCTGCTCAGCGGGCTTTTTCTGCTGTATGATTTACCGACGACAATTTATTCTTCGCTGATCTTGACGGAATCACTGTTTGTTCTTGGGATGGCGGTCTTCCTTTACGTGTTTATACGGTATTTGCGTTCAGGACAGATCCGGCTTCTTTTCTGCGCGGGCGCTGTCTTGGCGGCGAGCTGTTATATCCGGCCTGTGGCGTATTATTTGGGATTGGCCCTTGTTCCCATTTTGCTGTTTGCCGGCCCATTGCCGGGTGTGCGGCGGAAAATTGGGGGAGTGTGCGTTTTCTTGGCCGTTTGCTACGGGCTGCTGTTCGTCTGGCAGGCCAGGAATTTTTCGGCTTTTCATGATGCTCGCTTCAGCAGCATCGGGAATGCCACGGTTCGCATGCACGGAATCGGCGCCGTGGATCCGTCGGGCCACCACAATTCGGACATCGGGAACAGCCTCCGGAAGACCGCGCGGAATGTCCTGATTTTGCTGACGGAGCCGGGGAATATGAAATATTTTGAATCCTCCGGCTGGAAAGTCTTCGGGAAGGTCTTTGGGTATCTTTTCGTTGCGTTCTGGGTGACGGGATTGCTCCCGGGGATCGGTGTGGCGTTTAAAGACAGGTATCACGCGTTTGTCTTATATGTTATCCTTTATTTCGTCGCGGTCACCGTGGCGGCTGCGGGAACAGAGGTCACCCCGCGCTTTCGCGTTGGAATGATGCCTTTCATCGCCCTCCTGTCGGCCAGAGGATGGGAGATCATTATAACGGGATGGAGGAGCGCCCGAAGAGTTTCTGTTTGA
- a CDS encoding response regulator, whose translation MVNGKVLLVDDENIFLISHKKELESGGFTVTLAHDGPEAIASAKKENFHVVYVDLVLPKMNGVEICRQLKGILPTAEIVLVSGHPDEIQKYQMEFIYAGGKDLILRKPLLDQELLRVTESIVSRKNGGAETRILVVDDVQIECVALKKVLKEAGYDADAVLSGTDAVRAAGQKAYDIVLMDLVMPDMDGIQACREFKEVSPDSTVVMFTGKIDNALSENEMAFTHAGGRIHYLYKPLEADVLLSMVRKILAERNAENRSRAAAG comes from the coding sequence ATGGTTAATGGTAAGGTACTTCTTGTGGATGACGAAAACATTTTCTTGATCTCCCATAAAAAAGAATTGGAGAGCGGAGGGTTTACGGTGACCCTGGCCCATGACGGGCCGGAGGCGATCGCCAGCGCCAAAAAAGAAAATTTTCATGTTGTGTACGTTGACCTGGTCCTGCCCAAAATGAACGGGGTGGAAATTTGCCGCCAGTTGAAAGGGATCCTTCCGACCGCGGAAATTGTGCTGGTTTCCGGACACCCGGATGAGATCCAAAAATATCAAATGGAATTTATTTATGCGGGAGGCAAGGACCTGATCCTGCGAAAACCGTTGCTGGACCAGGAGCTGTTAAGAGTCACGGAATCGATCGTCAGCCGTAAAAACGGTGGCGCGGAGACCCGGATCCTGGTTGTGGATGATGTCCAGATTGAGTGCGTTGCTTTGAAAAAGGTCCTGAAGGAGGCCGGCTATGATGCCGATGCCGTGTTGAGCGGAACGGACGCCGTCCGCGCGGCGGGACAGAAGGCGTACGATATTGTCCTGATGGACCTGGTGATGCCGGATATGGATGGGATCCAGGCCTGCCGGGAATTCAAGGAAGTCAGCCCGGACTCGACCGTGGTCATGTTCACGGGAAAAATCGACAATGCGTTGAGCGAAAATGAGATGGCTTTTACGCATGCCGGCGGGCGGATCCATTATTTATACAAACCGCTTGAGGCGGACGTCCTGCTCAGCATGGTCCGGAAAATCCTCGCGGAGCGCAATGCCGAGAACCGTTCACGGGCGGCCGCGGGTTGA